A segment of the Chitinophagales bacterium genome:
TGCCGGAAATTCCGGGTTGGCCTTCACCACCCTGGCCACCATCTCCACCGTCACCACCATCTCCACCATCACCATTAGGCGTGTTTCTACAAGCAAGAGTAGTATTTGGATATTCTTCTCCAAGTCCACCTACACCACCAGATCCTCCAGTTCCACCAGGGCCACCAGGGCCACCGGCACCTTCATTTCCACTTTGAACTACAGTTTGTAAAAAGTTTGTATTTGGGCCATTGTTGAACAAGAACACACCGAAAGAGGCACCGCCTCCGTAGCCACCGCTACCACCGGTGCCGCCTTCACCACCGGCACCTCCGCCACCTCCGCCACCGCCATCAGCTCCTAAGGCGGCACCACCGGCTCCTCCGCCACCACCACCGGAAAGGCCATGATCGCCATCATCACCGGGTTGTCCGGGTGCTCCAGGTTCAAAGAAACCTCCGGCAAAACCTCCGGGTGAACCATTAGGACCATCAGCACCATCAGCACCGTTAGCACCATCAGCACCGGGACTAGAAGTTGTAGCACCAATACTTAAAAAGTTTTGGCATGTATTTCCTCCCTCACCTCCTTGTCCTCCGGCAGCAGCAGTTCCACCTACCCCTGCATCACCAGGTGATCCAGGATTTCCATCGCTACCAGAAAAAGTTCCGCCAGATCCGCCTTGACCACCATTTCCACCACATCCAGAAACACCACAAGCACCTATCCCTCCATTTCTTCCGCTGGCATTACCACCGGCAGCTCCATTAGCTCCAATTGTTCCGGGATCTCCTTGAGCGCCAGCAGATGCATCACCAGCAATTATTTGACATCTTACAATATCATAATTGGTACAGTTAGAAAAATGCAATCCATAAGTAGATATTCCCGGACCTGAAGCAGCAGGCGCGGCATCTACTTCTATTGTTAAATCCTGAAGTCTGAAAAAAGATTGCCCATTTACATAAAAAGCTGCCAGGCGTGGTGCTTGTGGAGGGCCATCGGGGTTATTGGCAGACCTGAAAATTGTAGTAGCACCAGCCAAGCTCGTTTTACTCCAGTTATTGGCTACTTCAAAACCACCTTCAACAGTGGTGTAGCTTGTAAGGTTATCAATAGTGCTGTCAATTACATAAAAACCGGTAGCCATTTTTATCACACTGTTGTTGCATTGCGCCATACCAAGTGCTGTTCTAATATCAGTAGGATCAGCTTTTGTACCCACTCCATTTCCTGTTGGTGTGACATAGATATTGATACAAACCGGTTCCGGTGAAGGGCCACCCGATACAACAGTTACGGTGTCGGTCACATCACAACCACCAATAGTTGCTCTTACCCAATAGTCTGTAGTTGTACTTGGGGTCACCGTTATTGATTGTGTACTATCTCCTGTACTCCACAAATAATCAGCACCAATTACAGATAAATTGGCAGTAAGCGTAACCGGAGCCTGACCACACATAAAAGGGTTGGCAGGGAATATGTCCAAAACTGGTTGAGGAATTACAGGCACAGTAATATTCGTTGTTCTATCACAGGTTCCATTTGATGTAGTAACTGAGTAAGTTGTTGTAGTATTGGGTGTAACAGTAGTTTGTGCACCTTGTTGCCCATTGCTCCATGTAGCAGTTACACCCGGTCCTATATCAACACTTAAGTCAACTGATGCTCCGCTACCCAAGCATACCAAAGGTGGATCTGCGACAGGAATAGGTAAAGTCAGGATATTGAAATCAATATTATCGGATGCCATAATATTGCCACAATTGTCTTCAACATCTTCAAGGGTTAGTGTAAACTGTCCATCAGTGGGTGTGGATTGTGTGTAACTTACCTCTATTTCACGAGTAAAACTTCCATTGGCACATCCTACACCATTGATTCCTGTTACAGTAACACCCACAGACCCAGTAATAGTAGCAGTAGCATTTGCCAGGGCATTACAATTTACGGGCTCGTCCATTGTAACTGTTACAGTACCATAGTTACAGTCATTGGCAATGCCAGCGATAGTAGGTGATGTGTTGTCAACAATAGATGCATCACCATCAAAAGTAATTGTATAGCCTGTATTATCTCCTGTGTAGTTATTTATCAAAAGCGCATAAGTTTCTCCAGCCTGTATTGTTATACCTGGCATTGTACGCGGTGCCCATGCAGGAAAGCTCAAGGGTCCAGTTCCACTAGGAGTTACAGGGGTTATCAATCCCGTATTACCATTGCTTGCAGAATAATTACAACGAATAGGATCAATTGACCCCAAATTACTGCATCCTGAATTAGTGATATTCCACAGAGCAAAATCATAATCAAAGCTTGTATTGATCATAAAAGTAAAACTACCTGAGGTTTGTGCAGTAAAAACATACCAAACTGAATTGGTTTCCCCTGTAGATAAACAAGTTCCATTGGGACTTAAGTCGTTTACATTTCCAATCCCTGAGTAGGAAGTGCTTTGTGAATAGCTGTTCTGACAAACGGGAATTGCATTGATACAATCTTGCTCATCTGCTCTTGGTCCACCACTTCTGGCACCTACATTAGGGTTTTGTGCCAATTGTTGTAGATAATTGTTTGATTCTTTAATTTTCTTTTTGGCTGCTTCGCTCATTTGCCCTTGCTGGGCAAAAAGTTGAGGAGTAAAAAATAGACTTAATAGAATTGCGACAAACGGAATAAAAATCCTTTTCATGCTTAATGGTAATTTAGCTTTTATGAACAATTTCAAACTTCAAATTTCAAAAAAATTCAAGTATTTAGGAAATGATTTGACTCAAATTTGTGCTAAATATACAAAGATATCTCCGATTGTTGTATAAGGAAAGCAAAGGTAAAGTAGTAGGCTTAAAAATTATGCAAATCAACAAATTGACAAATTCACAAATACTAGAGCTGCGGGCAGGGAATACTTAATTTTCTTTTTCCGGCTGTGGTAAAATTTCCGAAATAGGCAATTGACAATTCAAATGCGCCCCTTGATTTTGAAGCTGTTTTCAGGGATGATATATTCACATCATAAGATGCGCCAATATTGAATCCCCTGAAATCAATTCTTGCACCAACTATAACTGCATCAGCAGTTGGCACGCCCATTCTTGACCATGCACCAATTGATAATGCAGTTGGTTGTTGGTAATAATCTTCAAGAATAAATTGTAAGTAACTTCCAAAATTGACCTGATTGCCAAACCGCTGCTGATAATAGGCAATGCTCGGCAATAGGTTTAAGAGTTTATTAACATAGATTTCAGCTCCGGTATGAACATTAAATCTACTGTAATATTGATAACCTACATTATTGAGCAAATCAATTTTTGGCTGAAGAATATGAAAATAGGCCCCTCCAAAATAGATATTGAACTCCTTACTCGGAATGATCTGCCACATGACACCGGTAGAAAGATCAGCATTGATGCCACTTCCGTCTCCCACCGATTCACCGGAAGGAATATCGGGGTTTACTTCTACCCCATCGTACTGACTGTCGTACAAAAACTGCGATGCATCCAGCCTTTTATTGAGCAATGCTCCCTGAAACCCAATACCTATTCTGTGTTTGATTTTTGAACCCAGTGCTTTTCTATAAGCTATGGAAAAAGCAAAATTATTTGAAATCAATGGCGCATCACCAGCCCTGTCATTTACAAAAGAAAGCCCTATTCCAAAATTATCGTCTTTCAGTTTTCCACGCAACATATTCAATTCAGCAGCAGCGCCCATAGTCCTGAAACCATTGGTAAAACTACCCCACTGACTCCTGTACTGTCCCGATACTTTATAATCTGCATTGAAAAATCCAGTGAGTGAAGGATTGAGCAAATAAGGTGCTGCATTGTACTGTGAAAAATGCGGATCCTGGGCTCTTATTTCATTTGAAAAAATTGCCAGCAACAATAAAAACAGAAGTACTCTACACTTGTAATTTCTCATCTCAGCAAGGTTACATTTCCTTTAAAAACTTTGCTTTTTCCATTGTCAAATTCTGCCTCAACCACATACATATACACCCCTTCATTGACAGCTTTGCCATTGGGATATGTGCCTGCCCATCCTTGTTCTACATCAGTGGTTCTGAATACCATTTTTCCCCAGCGGTCAAAAACCTCAAACACAAGGCTACTCAGGCGGGGACTTCGAACATATAATATATCATTCAAATTGTCGCCATTGGGTGTGAATGCAGTAGGAATAAACACGGAGTTTTCATCAGGGATTACTTTAATGCTGCTGCTTGCAGTTGCCGTACAACCATTTGCATCCTCCAGCTCTACTGCATAGGTTGTAGATTCATCTGGAACAGCATAAGGTTCTGTACACAGACCACAACTCAGGTATATAAAAGGATCCCAGCGTGCACTGAAAATAGTATTGTTAGATATTATTCTCAGTCGAACAGAATCTCCCTTTAAAATAGAGGTATCAGCCGGAATAATTTCGGCTTCCAATGCTTCACCAATATTATCAATTTCTACTGATTTTATAACAACACAACCATCTGCATCACTGAGCGTAACCGTATAAGTTCCCGATTCAAGGTCATTTAATGTATCTGAAAAAGTTTCGTTGCTCCATTCAAA
Coding sequences within it:
- a CDS encoding gliding motility-associated C-terminal domain-containing protein; the encoded protein is MKRIFIPFVAILLSLFFTPQLFAQQGQMSEAAKKKIKESNNYLQQLAQNPNVGARSGGPRADEQDCINAIPVCQNSYSQSTSYSGIGNVNDLSPNGTCLSTGETNSVWYVFTAQTSGSFTFMINTSFDYDFALWNITNSGCSNLGSIDPIRCNYSASNGNTGLITPVTPSGTGPLSFPAWAPRTMPGITIQAGETYALLINNYTGDNTGYTITFDGDASIVDNTSPTIAGIANDCNYGTVTVTMDEPVNCNALANATATITGSVGVTVTGINGVGCANGSFTREIEVSYTQSTPTDGQFTLTLEDVEDNCGNIMASDNIDFNILTLPIPVADPPLVCLGSGASVDLSVDIGPGVTATWSNGQQGAQTTVTPNTTTTYSVTTSNGTCDRTTNITVPVIPQPVLDIFPANPFMCGQAPVTLTANLSVIGADYLWSTGDSTQSITVTPSTTTDYWVRATIGGCDVTDTVTVVSGGPSPEPVCINIYVTPTGNGVGTKADPTDIRTALGMAQCNNSVIKMATGFYVIDSTIDNLTSYTTVEGGFEVANNWSKTSLAGATTIFRSANNPDGPPQAPRLAAFYVNGQSFFRLQDLTIEVDAAPAASGPGISTYGLHFSNCTNYDIVRCQIIAGDASAGAQGDPGTIGANGAAGGNASGRNGGIGACGVSGCGGNGGQGGSGGTFSGSDGNPGSPGDAGVGGTAAAGGQGGEGGNTCQNFLSIGATTSSPGADGANGADGADGPNGSPGGFAGGFFEPGAPGQPGDDGDHGLSGGGGGGAGGAALGADGGGGGGGGAGGEGGTGGSGGYGGGASFGVFLFNNGPNTNFLQTVVQSGNEGAGGPGGPGGTGGSGGVGGLGEEYPNTTLACRNTPNGDGGDGGDGGDGGQGGEGQPGISGNLYVFSGDFPVTADSTFDLQAQATINVQDISCANTDITFSGPAAASWDFGIGATNTTASNAIEINQYDTIGRKNITYDSDYYAGFTNIAVTAADVMPDISTSAQFFNGNYRVCAGDSVDFFSSKSGIDYIWTLGGGATPNVRQGDSLMTLRDVVFETPDTFWITLQVESDCCGLSDRDSLLLVVDSLPGAFIQPDTLTTLCQGQSVTLTAGGGTTYEWNTGQVTQSISVTPPVGMNPYVVEVTSDLGCKNYSDTTFVEVNPGPAIEIVGDNTVCPGDSTVLSVSGFPGSNITWWNENGDTIVSNTITVTTDSLIEYFAQAENLSCYSNIDSITVFADELPEAVIVGDSIGCLGDSITVMATGSKDYVWNNGDSSAVQTFFVTGDTTVSVIPISATGCVGDEVFFDINAVQFREVEVSLSADPNPVCPDDEVTFTADPTFGGTAPEYAWVINGDTVEVNSDSVYTYSGSEEGDLVHVVLFSNEACITGNPAASNEIEIEHFELPEVALQELDSSYIIYDDPVPLVGAPEGGEYAGDGVENNAFNPELLEVGGPYFVTYTYTDSNGCANSDTVQTFIEEVDELYGLPNAFSPNSGGVNGTFSIVNSGAVSLKQAQIFNRWGELVHNKTSPWDGTYNGKLQPAGTYVYYFVIVLPDGEEVQETGNFSLIR
- a CDS encoding PorP/SprF family type IX secretion system membrane protein, which translates into the protein MRNYKCRVLLFLLLLAIFSNEIRAQDPHFSQYNAAPYLLNPSLTGFFNADYKVSGQYRSQWGSFTNGFRTMGAAAELNMLRGKLKDDNFGIGLSFVNDRAGDAPLISNNFAFSIAYRKALGSKIKHRIGIGFQGALLNKRLDASQFLYDSQYDGVEVNPDIPSGESVGDGSGINADLSTGVMWQIIPSKEFNIYFGGAYFHILQPKIDLLNNVGYQYYSRFNVHTGAEIYVNKLLNLLPSIAYYQQRFGNQVNFGSYLQFILEDYYQQPTALSIGAWSRMGVPTADAVIVGARIDFRGFNIGASYDVNISSLKTASKSRGAFELSIAYFGNFTTAGKRKLSIPCPQL